A region from the Lolium perenne isolate Kyuss_39 chromosome 4, Kyuss_2.0, whole genome shotgun sequence genome encodes:
- the LOC127323648 gene encoding uncharacterized protein has protein sequence MAAPPDLISNQADAVLGTIVSLLPTRDGCRTQVLSRRWRHIWRSAPLNLAAGRRGRNGRLPDYNISKILSSHLGPVRRIHIIGIGPLWYRTRRHEVIDEAAGDARIDGWVGSWEVVAGLEVLDLCYSYHGEVLPPSVFRLAPALRVASFTRCHLPANLVVDFPCLERLSLYSVTLTEEALCAMLSGCPALRSLLLEKNVGFERLRISSPTLRSIGFYYSRAPKAQELVIHDAPSLDRLLLLDLDFGYPSSRNTIRLVHAPKLKILGWLSNTMSQLHLGTTVFQNMIAASLTTTMPAVKVLALDYVGPDLDPVLDILRCFTCLESLYISKRNDVSLTTTIPTVKILALEYKCPDLDAVLNFLKCFSCLQRLYIRFDTWAYRPCLSNHPPKYMENVRKYALPDDPVECLKFHLKKVAIKVYYGRGMEVEFARFFVLNAEVIEKMEFGLIDDPKDDFRVTQNTLLQLEDRASRDARFEFKKLTSNSFSNKHKHTHDMSMADPIGPTFWDGYVTLFEV, from the exons GCTGGCGCCACATCTGGCGGTCCGCGCCGCTCAacctcgccgccggccgccgcggaCGGAACGGCCGACTACCTGATTATAATATCTCCAAGATTCTCTCCAGCCACCTCGGCCCCGTCCGCCGCATCCACATCATCGGCATCGGCCCCCTCTGGTACCGCACGCGGCGGCACGAGGTTATCGATGAAGCCGCCGGTGACGCTAGGATCGATGGCTGGGTCGGCTCCTGGGAAGTCGTCGCCGGGCTCGAGGTGCTCGACCTCTGCTACAGCTACCACGGCGAAGTGCTTCCGCCATCGGTGTTCCGCCTCGCGCCCGCGCTCCGCGTGGCCTCCTTCACCCGctgccacctgccggccaacctggtcgtggatttcccgtgccTCGAGAGGCTCAGCCTCTACAGCGTCACCTTGACGGAGGAGGCTCTCTGCGCCATGCTCTCCGGCTGCCCTGCGTTGAGGAGCCTCCTTCTGGAGAAGAATGTGGGCTTTGAGCGCCTCCGTATCAGCTCCCCGACTTTAAGGAGCATCGGCTTCTATTACTCCCGCGCCCCTAAGGCCCAAGAGCTTGTGATCCACGACGCCCCTAGCCTTGACAGGTTGCTTCTGCTTGACCTCGACTTCGGCTACCCGTCTTCCAGAAACACTATCCGGCTTGTTCATGCTCCCAAACTCAAGATACTAGGTTGGCTAAGTAATACCATGTCTCAGCTCCACCTTGGAACCACAGTTTTTCAG AACATGATCGCTGCTAGCTTGACAACCACAATGCCCGCGGTGAAGGTTTTAGCTCTTGATTATGTTGGTCCTGATTTGGATCCAGTTTTGGACATCCTTAGGTGTTTCACATGCTTGGAGAGCCTGTATATCTCG AAAAGGAACGATGTTAGCTTGACGACCACAATACCCACGGTGAAGATTCTAGCTCTTGAGTATAAGTGCCCAGATTTAGATGCAGTTCTCAACTTTCTCAAGTGTTTCTCCTGCTTGCAGAGGTTGTATATCCGC TTTGATACATGGGCCTACCGTCCTTGCTTATCAAACCATCCGCCCAAGTATATGGAAAATGTGAGGAAGTATGCCTTACCAGATGATCCAGTTGAGTGCCTCAAGTTCCATCTTAAAAAAGTGGCGATAAAGGTCTACTATGGCCGGGGTATGGAAGTTGAATTTGCTAGATTCTTTGTTCTGAATGCGGAAGTGATAGAGAAAATGGAATTTGGACTCATTGACGACCCCAAGGATGACTTTAGAGTTACCCAAAACACGCTTCTACAATTAGAAGACAGAGCTTCTCGAGATGCTCGATTTGAATTCAAAAAGTTAACTTCAAATAGTTTTAGTAATAAGCATAAGCATACTCATGATATGTCAATGGCTGATCCCATCGGTCCCACGTTCTGGGATGGATATGTTACCCTTTTCGAAG TGTGA